The DNA sequence TTCTCCGAATCCTTCGCCAACCACCGGCTGAACGTCGTTCGGAGTTGGACCGTTATTATCCGCATCCCAGAAAATCTGAACGGTCCTCGTCCCGTCCGGATAACCCGTGCCGCCCACACAAGCGTCCGCCAGCTCGCAGCCCGTGTTGTAAATAATCGCATTGAATTGCGCAAATGATGACTGCGCTGAGCCAATAAAGGCGATTAACAAAATGGCTACTAGTCTTTTCATTTCGCGACCCCGCACACTGCTGATTGCCAATCTCTCTCTCACACTCGTAGCCAGAAGAATCAACCAAAATAATGCTCGCTTCATCTTCTTCCCCTACCCTTCAATATGATTAACCGTATCAAACCAAAATCTAATCCCCCCGGACAATTCCCGCAACCCCTCCCACCCCTCAAATTCCAAGTAACGGAGGGTCAATAGAATTCCTGTTTCAGTCCAATATGCCTCTCCAGAACGCCAAATATTGACTAACTGTAATTTGAACATGTGTTTATTAAGTTCAATAAAATGAAAAAATATGTTGACCTTGCCCCGTTTCTGTTGTAAATTATAGCCAGCTAACTGACCGAAGTTCAACTCGCGAGGTATTCGGCGGCCTGATCAACCGTCCGGCCCGAACGGAAAATGGAGGAATGTCAGCACGCAACTTGCCGACTTGAGTAAATCACTCAACTACCTACGGGGAAAGAGATCACTACAACACCAGCCGGCACCACAAAAAAAAGCCCCGGCACCACTGCCGAGGCTTTACACCCCAAACCCAATTCTAAACACAATGCAGCTTATCTGCCGCTCTTCGTACCAACCGTCTGATAATTCCCTTCCGGCAACGTGCCCGGCTTGGTCTTATCCTTCATCGAATCCGGCGTCGCCGCCAGCTGTTCCGATGACTTTTCCGGCGCCGTTACCGGTGCCGCTGTTTCAACTGATGTCTTCGCAATGTCAACCGGCTGCTCAATCTGAGTCCCGCCCGTCTTGACCTGCGAGGGAGTCCCCGTGATGTTCGCGGGATTCGTGCCCGGTACCGTCCCGAAATCAAACAGGAATACCGCCAGCACCATCGCCGTCGCGAAACCGACTCCAGCTCCCAACCAATTTATGCTCCAGCCGGAGCGTGTCCCGCCGACCGGCTTCCCTGCCAGTCTGCGCTCAAGTCGAAATTCAAATCCAACCGGACAAGTTGCTTTGGGTAGAGTTTGCAACGCCTTCCGAACTCTCTGATGCTCCGCCGAACAATCAGACTCCATATTCTTTGCGTTGTTGTCGGGACTAATCACTTTCTGACTCCTCATTCGCCAAAAACTTTAATACTTCTTGCAAGCGGGTTCTCCCTCTGTTAACCCGTGATTTGACGGTGCCCAGCGGCACCTGTAACACTTCTGATATTTCTTCGTACGAGAGATCCTGCACGTCTCTGAGCAAGACCGCTTCCCGGAAGTGGTAAGGAAGCTTTTCAATCTCCCGCAGAATTAACTCCGTGCGGACTCTTCCGTCAACTTCCTTCTCGACGTCCACGCCCTGATCCTGTATATCATAGTCGCGCTCGTCGTTGCCCTTGGAACTGATGGAAAAGAAATTACGAACCTTCCGCCGCCTGAGCTCAGTCTTCGCCAAATTCGACGCAATCGTATATATCCACGTCGAAAATTTCGCCACCTGATGATATCGATGCTTGTTCCGGTAAACCCGGACAAACGTCTCCTGAACAATGTCCTCGCTGAACAGGGTATCCCCTAACAGCCGGACCACAAAATTGTATAGTGGGTCACGATAACGACGAACAATCTCGTCAAATGCCGCTGCGTTTTCCTGCTGAAATGCGGCTATAAGTTCTTCGTCGGTCTGCGACGCGATCGGCTTGTTGTTCATCGCCTACCTGACATACTCTCGCTGTTTAAACAAGGTTCCACCGTTCCCGGATTTTTTTCCGCCGCAAACCGTCCATAACCACTCGAAGATAAAAGACCTTACCTCGGAAGATTTTGACTTAGCATGCAACTCAATTTGAAGCAAACTTAAAAGTGCGTCCTGGATAGCAACATTGCCAAGTCGTCGCGCCGCATGAATAAATTCAGGTTTCTTAAATGCTTGACCCCCAAGCACTTTCCGAAAGTCATCATCAGGTGCTTGGCGGGCAGCCAAACCGCCACTCTGCCATACTTTGCTCATCAAAGCACGCAGCCGACCCAGCAAGGCCAGCTCCTCCAAGCCCTTGTCCAATAGTTCACGAGCCTCTCGCAATACTCGAGAGGCATCACCAGCCAAAATGGCGTCCTCAAACTTGAACAGATCCACCTCTGCCGTAATCCCGGTTGCCCGCATGGCCATCTCGGCCGTAATCTCCGCGGCATCACCGGCATACAGAATCAAATGCTCAAGCTTCGCTTTAAGGTCGCGCAGCTGCGATGTTGAATTCTCAACCAAATACTCCACCGCGCGCGGTTCGATCTTCTTCTTGTGCAATGCGGCGAAACTGGTGACAAACTTCGACAACTCACTGACTTTCAACTCAAAGAACCAGTAGCTGTCCGGAGTCTTTGTCAAACGATCCATTTCGAACTTATTCGGCTTGCGCTCCAAAGCCTGAACTAAAATCAGACTCGTCGTCGGTGACGGTTTTGCCTGATACCGCTTCAACAAGTTCGCTTTGGCTTCATCCTTCCCGAATTCGTCCGCGTCGTTCAACACAACGACACGTCGCGGGCTGAACATCGGCATGGTCATCAGCTGCTCGTTCAAATCCGCGGCCGTCAAGGATGAGGCGTCCGCTTCAAAAAAATCGAAATCCTCCGCCGCATCCTTCATCAAATGACGAACCAGCAGTTCTCGTGCTTCGGAAATCGCATACTCCTCCGTTCCGCCGATCGCCACCACCGGAAACGTGCTGCCGCTCGCAACCGCCTTTTGCAGATTGCGGAACGAGGGGATGGACTCAGCCAACCAGTTCGAGCTGCTCACGGCCGCAAGCCTTCACAAAATCTTTGAATAGCAACTGTTGCTGCGAAAAACTCCGCATTCGTTCAGGATGCCATTGCACGGACAGTAAGTAGGGATGAGAATCGTGCTCAAACACTTCAATGATTCCCTCTTCCGACCAGCCGACAGCTTTCAAACCCGTGCCCAGTTCGTCTATGGCCTGATGGTGAAAACTGTTGACATCCACGAGAGTTGATCCAAGAATCCGCTCAGCAAGGCAACCCTCCTCGAGTTTGACTTGATGAGCGACATTCGTCGAACCCGGAGTCTGCAGGTGGTGAACGGAACCCAGAGAAGAGGGAATATCCTGAATTAATGTGCCGCCGAAGTAGACGTTTAACGCTTGAAATCCGCGACATATCCCGAAGATCGGCTTTTCGCGCTTGATGAACACATCAAGCAACGCGAATTCGAATTCGTCACGCTCTGGAACAGGAATCTGTTCAGTTTCGCGCATTTCCTGTCCATAGCGGCTCGCATGAATATCAACTCCACCAATCAGAATCAACCCGTCAACATGCTCTGCAAATCGCTCAAGCTGCTCTTTATCGCTTGAAAATGTCACCAGAAGCGGCAATCCGCCCGCGTTCTCGACACATTCTATATAGTTCATGTCACAAAAGACAATACGGCCCGCCGGCGCAAAACTGCGAGCAGGATCCGGACCGGCATAGCCCGGTGAAATACCAATTATTGGACGCGAATTCCCGGAAAGTCTAAGCATCTCGTTCTTATTGTCCATTCACAGTTAATACACCAAATATCACCAGGGCAGCCGTAATGCAATAGTAGCCAAACGGTTTCAAATTGCCCGTATTCAAAAGTTTCAATAGAAAGGCTATCGCTCCCAGACCGACCAAGAATGCGGCGGCTCCACCGGAAAGCATCACCGGGTCTGTCCACAATCCGCGCTGATCAACATCCTTGAGCTGCAGCACGGCTGCGCCCGCGATAGCCGGGATTGCCATAAGAAATGAAAAGCGCGCGGCCTCGACGGGAGCAAGTCCGCGAGCCATCCCGGTTATTATCGTCGTTCCGGATCTGGATATTCCGGGCAGAAGGGCGAAGACCTGTGCGGTGCCAATCAGCAGCGAATCCATTGCAGTCAGCTTTGCCATTCTTCCCGTCCGCCCGCTGAAGCGCGCGCTCCACACCAGCAGGACTCCCATGATTAACCACATGGAAGCGGCGATCCACGCGCTGCCGAACGTCTCTTCGATCTTATGCTTAAGAAGCAGCCCGACAATTACCGCCGGTATTGTAGCCACAACCACCATCGCGACAAGTTTGAGGCTTTCTGCACGGCGACTCACATCGAAGAGCCCCGTGATATAGTGCAGCAGCAGCTTACGAAAGTAGATGAAGACAGCCGCCAGAGTACCCAGATGGATAAAGATGTCAAAAGTCAACATCGGCTCGGTCATACCGAGCAGGTTTTGCACAATCACCAAGTGTCCATCGCTCGAGACAGGCAGGAATTCAGTTATTCCCTGCACTATCCCGAGCAGGATCGCTTCCCAGATTTCCACTACTTCACTACCCTCAATTCCTCGCCATCAAAACGAATAATCCGAGCGAGTCTGTTCTCGCCGGTTGCTGAAATCTCAACTTCAACCGCGGCACCCGAGAAATGATTCATATCCCGCGCAGCATCAACAAACTCCGCCCCGCTGCCAATTTGGTTTGCCAGTACTGCTGAGACAAAGTCTGCAGCGTCGGCACCGAGTAACTGCCAGGGAGTGACGTCGAACTCTTCATGCTCGCGCAATGCGGCGAGAGTCTCGGTTTCCCTGTCAGCAAACGGCAGAAGCGGTGCGACAATATACATATCACGAGTAATACCGGACTGATTTATCAGCGCGCGCTCATCGAGCCACGAGCTGTTTCCAATGAGTGTCATTCCATCGGGCAGTCGCCCGAGCTGAGTGCAGAAGTTTATTATCTGGTCTGCGGAGAGCGAAAAGAACATTGCCTCTGCGCCTGCGTCCGACTCTGGCAATGGGGGAAGACTCGTTTCTCCTTGATTGCCCGAACCAAACAGTTTCTCGCGTTCTTCGCGGGACAGCACTGCTTGGGCAACTTCGCCGCCTCTTGCCAACCGGTCCGGTGACGACATCAAGTCATACAGCTCGGTACGGATACTCCCGGCATCCGGCGGATAGGAGACGCTTCCATCAAGCCGCAGTCCGAAATCTGAACAGCGCTCAAATCCGTCTTTGTGGGCTCGCCCCATGTCTGACTCCGGAGCAATCAGGAGTCCGTGCTTCAGTTCCAACTCCATTCCCGCGTAACGGGCACCAACTAAAGCCTGTGTTTCCTGACTGGGAAGAAACTCAACCATGCCCATGGAGAATTGAGCCAGCGGCCGGGGAGTGCTGGTCAGCTTGAGAATCGGGAATTCAAGATTAGCATTCGCCAATGCTATTGCCGTTGCTGATCCTTCGTCACCCGCGAAAACAACCAAGTCAAAGCCGTCGCGTGCCGCCCGGTCCAGCTCTTTTACCGAAGCATACGCACTTGCCACCCGGGAAACTTCGACATCAAACCTGTCGAGCACTGAGGAGGCAAAAACAAACGATTCTCGCAACTGCTCCGCGGCCGGATCCCGCTGGTCAGGAAATGAGAGCAGCAAGAGAACGCGAGGGCGATGCTCGGAGCCAAACGCTTCCCGATTCGCTTCGGCACGATTCTGCGGAAAGAGATATTCTTCAAAGTCAAATGCCGAATTCTCATCGAGAATCGCTTTGGCGCGCTTCGACAAACGGCCATCTCCGGCGCTGTCGGCGCACCACTGCAAGTCGTCACGCGAGTCATCGGTGTTTCCCATCAGGAACGCGCTTTCGGCGCGGGCAAAGCGCGCATATTCATAATATGCCCCGTTCGGAAACGCGCTCATCAATCGCTCCGCTCCGCGCCACGCCCGTTCGGCCTGTTTGGTGGCGAGGTTGACACGCACAAGCAAATAAAGGGCTGCCTCCAACTCGTCCCCGCGACCGGAAAGCAGGACGTTTTCCGCCGATCTCCGCGCGCCTTCGAAATCCTTGACTTCAAAGCTCGCCAGAGCCTGTCTCAATTCAACTGACATTGACGCGAATGCCAAGTTCGCGCACAGAACGGCAAGCAGCAAGACGCGCATCTATTCCACCGTCACACTTTTCGCGAGATTGCGAGGCTGATCCACGTCACATCCGCGATGCACAGCCATATAATACGAGAGAAGCTGCAACGGAACAACCGTCAGCAACGGTGTCAACAGCGGGTCTGTTTCCGGAACATACAAGACTTCTGTTGCGCGCTCGGCGACTTCCGTATCACCTTCTGTTGCGATAACCAGCACTTGTCCGCCGCGGGCGCGCACCTCCTCAATGTTCGAGAGCACTTTCTCGTATGTACCGTCCTTCGTGGCTACGAAAACGACCGGCATATTCTGATCAATCAAGGCGATCGGACCGTGCTTCATCTCGGCTGCCGGATAGCCTTCCGCATGAACGTAGGATATCTCCTTGAGTTTCAGCGCTCCTTCCAATGCAACCGGGAAGTTCAGTCCCCGACCGAGATAAAGGAAATTCCGGCTGCTCTTGTAGCGATGTGCGATGGTCTCAATGCGCTCACGAGATGCCAGGATGCGGGAAATTTTCTGAGGAATCTCTTTCAGCTCCTGCACCAGTTCCCTGCCGCGCCCCGCGCCGACTCTGCGGCTTCTGCCCATCTGCAGCGCGAGCATGAACAGCACAGTGATTTGCGATGTGAATGCCTTGGTTGACGCCACTCCGATTTCCGGACCGGCATGCAAAAAGACTCCGGCATCCGTTTCGCGGGCAATTGAGGAACCCACAACATTGCAGATGCCAAAGACTGGAGTTCCGTGCCGTTTGGCTTCTCGAATCGCGGCCAATGTATCGGCAGTTTCTCCCGACTGCGAGATCGCAAAGCAGATTGTTCCCGGTTCGAGAATGGGAGAACGATAGCGAAACTCGGACGCATACTCTACTTCGGCCGGAATACCGGCAAGCTCTTCAAAGAGATACTCTCCGACCAGGCCCGCGTGCCAACTCGTTCCGCAGCCAAGAAAAACCACTCGCTTTGCGTTTTGAAGAGTCTGACTTGCGGCAGCCATGCCGCCGAACTTCACCGTTCCCTCATCGAGAAGCAGTCGTCCACGCATGGAGTCGGCGACAGTCTGCGGCTGTTCGCAAATCTCTTTCAGCATGAAGTGCGCATAACCGCCCTTCTCAATCGCGGCGATGTCGAAGGTAATCTGCTCAAGATCCTTGTCAACCGGCTCATCCGCGAGATTGCGATACTCGACGCGGTCCGAAGTTATGATGGCGACTTCACCGTCCTCAAGATAGGTCACGTCGCGAGTGAAGTGCAAGAACGCCGCGGGATCGGAGGCAACAAAATTCTCTCCTTGACCGTGCCCAATCACCATCGGCGAACCCATGCGCGCCGCGATAATCGTCCCCGGGTGATGTCTGCTGACGATGGCAAGTCCATACGTGCCCTTGACGAGCCGAAGAGCCTTTGTGACAGCCAAGGCGAGGTCGCCGTCATAAAATTCCTCGATAAGGTGGGCGACCGTTTCGGTGTCAGTTTCGGTTGAGAATTTGTGACCGGACTTTGCAAGCTCATGCCGGAGCGCGCTGTAGTTTTCGATGATGCCGTTATGGACGAGCGCAATTGTGTTGCTTTCGTCGGAATGCGGATGCGCGTTAACTTGATTCGGCGCGCCATGAGTCGCCCAGCGAGTGTGACCGATTCCTGAGTTTCCTTTCAACGCGGACTCGCGAACGAGCTGTTCGAGGTTTGAGACTTTGCCGGCGTCCTTGACGATGCTCAGCTTACCGTTCAGAACCGCCACACCGGCTGAATCGTAGCCACGATACTCCATGCGCTTTAGTGCGCCGATGAGTATTGGCGTTACGTCGCGCTGACCGGTATAGCCGATAATTCCACACATAGTGTTACTCCATTACGTTCCGTGTAACTTGGCGAAACAAGGTCACAAGGTTCGCTATTCCCACTCCACAGTTGCAGGCGGTTTTGTACTGATGTCATATGCGACGCGGTTGATGCCGCGAACTTCATTGATGATGCGCGACGCTGAGCGGCTCAGAAGTTCATACGGTAAACGAGTGAAATCCGCCGTCATGAAATCATCCGTATTGACAGCTCGAAGGACGCATACGCTTTCATAGGTGCGCTCATCGCCCATGACACCGACGGATTTTACCGGCAGCAGCACGGCAAAGGCCTGCCGAGTCTGTTCGTACCAATTGGCGTCGCGGAGTTCCTGCATGAAAATCGCATCGGCTTGCCGAAGAATATCACAACGCTCCTTGGTGACTTCGCCCAGCACTCGCACGGCTAGGCCGGGTCCCGGGAAGGGATGCCGATGCGTGATGGTGCGCGGCAATCCCAGGAGCACGCCCAGATTGCGTGCCTCATCCTTGAAGAGTTCGCGAAGAGGCTCAATTAATTTCAGATGCAGTGTATCGGGAAGACCGCCGACGTTATGGTGAGACTTTATCGTCGCCGAGGGACCTTTTACCGAAACGCTCTCGATAACATCGGGATACAGAGTGCCTTGTGCGAGAAATGTTACTTCCCTATGCCGCGCGGCTTCTTCCTGAAACACTTCAATGAAAAGCCGGCCAATGGTTTTGCGTTTCTGTTCGGGTTCAGTGATGCCCTTCAGCCCCTCGTAGAAGCGCTGGGCGGCGTCAACCACTTCGAGTTCGATATGGCCATGTTCACGAAAGGTCTCGACAATCTGTTCTCTTTCGCCCAATCTACCGAGACCTGTGTCAACGTAAAAACAGAGAACCTGCCCGGGAATGGCACGATTCAGCAGCATCGCAGTCACCGCCGAATCGAGGCCGCCTGACAGCGCGCACAAAACACGTTGTCCGCCGACGGTTGCGCGGATATCTGCAACGGCCTGATCGATGAAGGATTCCATGTTCCACCCGCCCTTGCAGCCGCAGATGTTGAAGGCGAAGTTACGCAGCAACGCGGAGCCTTGCGGCGTGTGAGTCACCTCGGGATGGAACTGCACACCGAAGGCATTCGTGCCGCGGTTGCAGACCGCGGCAACAACACCGTGTGTACTCTTGCCCATTAGCTGCAGCGGTGCGCGCACCTCTTCGAGATGATCACCATGATTCATCCAGACCTGCATCGGGAGCTCTATGCCTTGCAGAAGTGCGTTGGTTTCGACGTATTCCACTTCGGCCGGACCAAATTCTCCGGCTCTGCCCTTTACCACGGCGGTTCCGAAGTGTTTGCCAATAAGCTGCATCCCATAACAGATTCCGAGAATCGGCAAGCCAAGGTCATAGACTGATTCGTCGGGGAACGGCGCTCCGTCAGCATGCACGCTTGCCGGCCCCCCTGACATCACGATTCCACGCGTCTCTTCGGTCGCAATTTCCGAGACGGGCACATTGAAAGGAAGAATCTCGCAGTATACTCCGTGCTCGCGCAATCGGCGGGCGATGAGCTGCGTAGTTTGACCGCCAAAGTCGAGAATGACAATGCGTTCTGAGTGCTTCATGAATTAGACAGAGGATGCAATGCGTCCGCCCAAGTATTAATCTGGGAAAGCACAGCGTGATGAGTAAGATCGAAGTGAATGGGAGTAACGGCAACATAGCCTTCATTCAAAGCCGTCCCGTCGGTATCCACTTCATTTAACGGAAGTTTGTGGCCGTCCATCCAATAGTAAGTCCGGCCGCGCGGATCGTTCCGCTTGAGGAAGGTTTCTTTGAACCGTCCACGACCCTGCCGAATGATTTTCACTCCGAGAATCCGGTCGCTCGGCAATGCGGGAACGTTTACATTCAGCAGAGTGCCCTCCGGCAGGCCTTCGCTTAGAATCTGCTGAGCAGCACGGCGGGCTACGAGTGAGGCAGGTCCGAAGTCTTCATGAGTGAACGAATCAAGCGACACCGCCATCGCGGGAATACCGTTTATTGCGCCCTCGGTCGCAGCAGATACAGTACCTGAATATATAATGGAGATTCCGGTGTTTTCCCCTCGATTGATTCCGGATATGACCAATTCCGGTTGCTCGGGCAGGAGTTCTGAAAGTGCAAGTTTCACACAATCCGCCGGACTTCCGCTCACCGAAAATGAGCGGTACGCGCCGCCAACCTTGTAGTCCATGATGCGAATCGGTTCTGCAATCGTGATGGAATGGCCGACGGCAGACTGTTCGCGGTCAGGCGCAACCACCCACACCTGTCCTAAATCCGCAACGGCCCGCACAAGTGCGTGCAGGCCCGGGGAAAGAATGCCGTCATCATTTGAAATCAGAATTATCACGAACTCTTCACCGAATCATTCATGAATGCCTTTAAGAAATGCGTGATGGTCGACTTTAGTTCCTGCCTGTTGACTATTCTGTCAAGAAAGCCCTTCTCAAGGAGGAATTCGCTGCGCTGGAAACCGGGCGGGAGGTCCTGTCCTATCGTCTGCTTGATGACTCGCGGTCCGGCAAATCCAATCAGTGCGCCGGGCTCGGCAATGATGATGTCCCCGAGCATAGAAAAGCTCGCCGTCGTGCCGCCCGTCGTGGGATTCGTAATCACTGAAATATACGGCAAGCCGGCCTCGTCAAGTTGTGTAAGTTTCACGCTCGTCTTAGCCATTTGCATCAGTGACACCATTCCCTCCTGCATGCGCATTCCGCCGGAACGGGAGACCAGGATCAGGGCACGTCGCTCAGCAATGGCACGATCAACGGCACGTGCTATTTTCTCGCCCACAACACTGCCGACACTTCCACCCATGAAGGAGAATTCCATGATTCCCAATTCAACCGGAAATCCGTTTATCCGGCACGAGCCGATGGTAATCGCGTCGTTTTTTCCCGTGGCTTTGATTGACGCTGTCACCCGTTCGCTGTACTTCTTGGAGTCTTTGAATGACAAGGGGTCAAGCGGCTTCAGGGAGTGATCGCTCTCCTGCCAAGTGCCGCTGTCAGCAAGCAGGTCAATATACGCTTCGGCGGGCATCGCGAAATGAAATGCACACTTCGGGCATACCAGCTGCAGTTTCTCAAGTTCCTTCTTGAAGACAATTTCTCCGCAATTGTCACACTTCACCCAAAGCGTGTCTTGCGTCGTCTTCTTCTGTTCGGGAGAAATTACACTTCGTTCGCGGCGAAACCACTCGAGTGCCATTTTACTCTCCTTCTGCCTCTTCCGGGCGTTCGGTTTTTCGGACACGCCGGTGCATCACCAGCGCATTCTCTCCATCATGATAGTAACTCTTGCGGATTCCAAGTTCAGCGAAGCCATAGCGGCGGTAAAGCGCCTTCGCCGATTCATTGGATTCGCGGACTTCCAAATATACGTCCGCCATTCTCTGCCGAACGGCTCTTTCAAAAAGGAAGTCCAGCAAGAAGGACGCGACTCCGTTTCTTCGCATCGATTTGTCTGTCGCCAGATTGAGTATATGCACTTCGTCCAGCACCCACTGCGTCACAAGGTAACCCGCGACCTTCTTGTCAAGCAGCGCAACCCAACTCGTTCTATAGAGAACTATGAAATTGCGAAAAGCAGAAAGCGACCAAGGATCAGCGAATGAGTCCCGCTCAATGTGCAACACGTCGTGCAGATGATCAGCAGTTAGTTCGGCAAACGCGAGATTATCGGAGGGCATCGCCAAGCTCCATATAGCGATCACAGATGTCGATGACCTGTTTCATTTGGGAAACATCGTGTACACGTACGACATCCGCTCCGTTCAGTACGCAAATGGCCACTGCGGCGGCAGTCGAAAACTGCCGGTCCGAAGGCGGAAGTCCCGAGTATTGCCCTGTAAATGCTTTTCTCGAAGGACCGACGAGCACTCCTGCCGCGAGGCTGCCAAAGTTAGCAAGCTGCCTCATTAGCTGATAGTTGTGCTCGAACGTCTTGCCAAACCCAAGTCCGGGGTCAACCAGCACGAAGTCACGCGGGACGCCGTGATGCTCTGCAATTGCCACCGACTCGCCCAGTGACTGTGCAACCTCACTCACTACGTTGGAGAAGTGAATATCCTGCTGCATTGTTTCGGGGGTCCCGCGCATGTGCATGAGTACAAGTCCTGAGCGGTATTCCGCGCACGTCTGCGCCAATCGCTCGTCGTTCCTTAGCCCGGATATGTCATTAACAACATCTGCACCCACAGACAGGCAGAATCTGGCAACAGCAGACGATGTCGTATCAATAGAGATGACGAGATCGGTTTCCGTTCGCAATTGCTCAAGGACCGGCAGGAGTCTGCTCAACTGCTCATCGGCCGACACCGGTTTGCTGCCCGGACGGGTAGACTCCGCACCGATGTCCAATATGTCTGCTCCGCTTGAAGCGAG is a window from the bacterium genome containing:
- the folP gene encoding dihydropteroate synthase, giving the protein MEKPEIRIFRHRRGVLELGRKTRLMGIVNVTPDSFSDGGKFIEAGRAVEHALILASSGADILDIGAESTRPGSKPVSADEQLSRLLPVLEQLRTETDLVISIDTTSSAVARFCLSVGADVVNDISGLRNDERLAQTCAEYRSGLVLMHMRGTPETMQQDIHFSNVVSEVAQSLGESVAIAEHHGVPRDFVLVDPGLGFGKTFEHNYQLMRQLANFGSLAAGVLVGPSRKAFTGQYSGLPPSDRQFSTAAAVAICVLNGADVVRVHDVSQMKQVIDICDRYMELGDALR